The following are encoded together in the Daucus carota subsp. sativus chromosome 5, DH1 v3.0, whole genome shotgun sequence genome:
- the LOC108223059 gene encoding uncharacterized protein LOC108223059 isoform X1: MSNEGEKTCPLCAEEMDLTDQQLKPCKCGYEICVWCWHHIINMAEKDNVEGRCPACRTPYNKEKIVEKAAQCERLLSELNVEKKGKSKSKSKAPDGRKNLSSVRVIQRNLVYIVGLPLTLADEDLLQGAEYFAQYGKVLKVSISRTAAGTIQQFPNSTCSVYITYSKEEEAVRCIQSVHGYTLEGRPLRACFGTTKYCHAWLRSVPCINPDCLYLHEIGTQEDSFTKDEIISAYTRNRVQLSVGATIDTQRRSGSVLPPPADDFCNDSCSSSGIHHNKSSTDNLDISSQNILESSVWQTPASSVRGSPPNSHSSKSVGLPAAASWGARASNSQPSPTSMASSNGPSKQKSDTGGISVAFSTAVVSPAKVSLMHNTSGKKLNGEGWFPLQRNKSVPVASVGIQDVDKQQKSSNTSTKIGHFDKLVTSDQISTPSPKVDGSTSMADITVQSCSINSERNSHLPVESKVKELCSDMLSLNIITHGPQHVDTKYRELLSTDAAAKDASSSKDPVAARDLSEFKLVSPSQVAESDTCKVKDDIQSFNIQRRRDPEVTNSTDSSIGRLSDSFRDLHSQEAFRIPSTNFNLNNVDNQPSKFSVPQAYNAPVISNGYAGNQTRSFDLDTSANDSSYMLQDELKLHDGRHGSALVNHDSILADGMGESSIISNILSMDFDSWDESLASPQNLVKLLGETDKQLGSLGASNTKKVQNSNQSRFSFAREEHQASNFGPSSAGVEQTLRNHSLTNGFKDNGNHYHSGTANGYSTLSAHQPGDFASTHFHNSPNRFSVSRAPVTAPPGFSGPTRAPPPGFSSFERMEQTFDVNSGNHLLNNSSYLRNASQSPSRMYNDSTNSDIEFIDPAILAVGKGRLPNGFNNPSLDMRSTYPTQMSNYENEARLQLMMQRSVSPQQNPRYVEMGNSFSSYPDNYGMPPTIFEQALANNGSQYSQFGLSQSRNQLVSSGSWDGWKEVQSGNGSTAAEFLRSERLGGNQYFSGRQDSKYRISSSGDLYNQTYGI, encoded by the exons ATGAGCAACGAGGGAGAAAAGACTTGCCCTCTCTGTGCTGAAGAGATGGATTTGACTGATCAGCAGTTGAAGCCATGCAAGTGTGGTTATGAG ATTTGTGTTTGGTGCTGGCATCACATAATAAACATGGCTGAGAAAGACAATGTAGAAGGCAGGTGTCCAGCATGTCGAACCCCTTATAACAAGGAAAAAATTGTGGAAAAGGCAGCTCAGTGTGAAAG GTTGTTGTCTGAGTTGAATGTGGAGAAGAAAGGGAAGTCAAAGTCGAAAAGTAAAGCACCTGATGGTAGAAAGAACCTAAGTAGTGTTCGAGTGATTCAACGAAATCTTGTCTACATTGTGGGGTTACCTCTTACTTTGGCAGATGAAGAC CTCCTACAAGGAGCGGAATACTTTGCTCAATATGGGAAGGTGCTTAAAGTGTCAATCTCTCGTACGGCAGCTGGGACCATTCAACAATTTCCAAATAGCACTTGTAGTGT ATATATTACTTATTCAAAGGAGGAAGAAGCAGTTCGTTGCATTCAGTCAGTGCATGGTTACACATTGGAGGGTAGACCATTAAG GGCCTGCTTTGGAACCACAAAATATTGCCATGCATGGCTGAGGAGTGTG CCATGCATCAATCCTGATTGTCTATACTTGCATGAAATTGGTACACAAGAAGATAGTTTCACTAAAGATGAAATAATATCAGCATACACAAG AAATAGAGTTCAACTGAGTGTGGGTGCCACAATCGACACACAACGACGATCTGGGAGTGTATTACCACCACCAGCAGACGACTTCTGTAATGACAGCTGCTCCTCATCTGGAATACATCATAATAAAAGCTCAACGGAT AACCTTGACATCTCTTCTCAAAACATATTGGAGTCATCTGTCTGGCAAACTCCGGCAAGCAGTGTGAGGGGCTCTCCACCAAATAGTCACTCTAGTAAATCTGTTGGTCTTCCTGCAGCAGCATCTTG GGGAGCGCGTGCTTCAAATAGTCAACCATCACCAACAAGCATGGCAAGCTCAAATGGACCTTCTAAGCAGAAATCTGATACAGGTGGCATTTCAGTCGCATTTTCAACTGCAGTAGTGAGCCCAGCCAAAGTCTCCTTAATGCATAATACTTCAGGAAAGAAACTTAATGGAGAAGGTTGGTTTCCCTTACAGAGGAATAAATCTGTTCCAGTAGCATCTGTGGGAATACAGGATGTAGATAAGCAACAAAAGTCATCGAATACTTCCACCAAGATTGGACATTTTGATAAACTAGTGACAAGTGACCAGATATCTACGCCATCGCCAAAAGTAGATGGGTCCACAAGCATGGCAGATATCACAGTGCAGTCTTGCAGTATCAATTCAGAAAGAAATTCACATCTACCTGTAGAGAGTAAAGTTAAGGAATTATGTTCTGATATGTTGTCTCTAAATATAATTACTCATGGGCCACAGCACGTAGACACAAAATACAGAGAACTCTTGTCAACAGATGCTGCAGCAAAGGATGCATCCTCCAGTAAGGATCCTGTTGCAGCAAGGGATCTGTCTGAATTTAAATTAGTGTCGCCGTCGCAAGTAGCAGAAAGTGATACTTGTAAAGTTAAGGATGATATCCAATCTTTTAATATACAAAGACGCAGGGATCCTGAAGTTACCAATAGCACAGATAGTAGTATAGGTCGGTTATCAGATAGTTTTAGGGATCTACATTCTCAAGAGGCTTTCCGTATACCCAGCACCAATTTTAATCTAAATAATGTAGATAATCAACCTAGCAAGTTTTCTGTTCCGCAAGCATATAATGCCCCAGTTATTTCGAATGGTTATGCTGGGAACCAGACTAGAAGTTTTGATTTGGATACCAGTGCTAATGATTCTTCTTATATGCTACAAGATGAACTGAAATTGCATGATGGAAGACATGGCAGTGCGTTAGTAAACCACGATAGTATTTTAGCAGACGGAATGGGAGAGAGCAGCatcatatcaaatattttgtcaATGGACTTCGATTCATGGGATGAATCTTTGGCTTCACCCCAGAATTTGGTTAAGTTACTAGGTGAAACTGATAAACAGCTGGGTTCTCTTGGTGCATCGAATACGAAGAAAGTACAAAACAGCAATCAGTCTAGGTTCTCTTTTGCAAGAGAGGAACATCAAGCATCCAATTTTGGGCCATCATCTGCTGGCGTTGAGCAAACTCTCAGGAATCATTCTCTTACGAATGGTTTCAAGGACAATGGAAACCATTATCACAGTGGTACTGCCAATGGTTATTCTACTTTGAGTGCGCATCAACCTGGTGATTTTGCAAGCACCCATTTTCATAATTCACCGAACAGGTTTTCTG TTTCTAGAGCACCTGTAACAGCCCCTCCTGGATTTTCCGGGCCTACCAGAGCTCCACCTCCAGGCTTTTCCTCTTTTGAAAGGATGGAACAGACATTTGACGTAAACTCTG GGAATCATTTGCTCAACAATTCATCTTACTTGAGAAATGCTAGTCAGTCACCTTCTAGAATGTATAATGATTCCACCAATTCAGATATAGAGTTTATTGATCCTGCAATATTGGCAGTAGGTAAAGGCAGACTTCCTAATGGGTTTAATAACCCTAGTTTAGACATGAGGTCAACTTATCCTACCCAGATGAGTAATTATGAGAATGAGGCAAGATTGCAGCTAATGATGCAAAGATCTGTTTCACCACAGCAGAACCCCAGATATGTCGAAATGGGTAACAGTTTTTCTTCTTATCCGGATAATTATGGAATGCCTCCAACGATTTTTGAGCAGGCTTTGGCAAACAATGGATCCCAGTATTCTCAATTTGGTCTTTCACAGTCCAGAAATCAACTTGTGTCGAGCGGTAGTTGGGATGGTTGGAAAGAGGTTCAGAGTGGAAATGGCTCAACTGCGGCAGAGTTTCTTAGATCGGAGAGATTGGGAGGAAATCAGTACTTTAGTGGTCGCCAGGATTCGAAGTACCGGATTTCCAGTTCTGgagatttatataatcaaacataTGGGATTTGA
- the LOC108223059 gene encoding uncharacterized protein LOC108223059 isoform X2, whose protein sequence is MSNEGEKTCPLCAEEMDLTDQQLKPCKCGYEICVWCWHHIINMAEKDNVEGRCPACRTPYNKEKIVEKAAQCERLLSELNVEKKGKSKSKSKAPDGRKNLSSVRVIQRNLVYIVGLPLTLADEDLLQGAEYFAQYGKVLKVSISRTAAGTIQQFPNSTCSVYITYSKEEEAVRCIQSVHGYTLEGRPLRACFGTTKYCHAWLRSVPCINPDCLYLHEIGTQEDSFTKDEIISAYTRVQLSVGATIDTQRRSGSVLPPPADDFCNDSCSSSGIHHNKSSTDNLDISSQNILESSVWQTPASSVRGSPPNSHSSKSVGLPAAASWGARASNSQPSPTSMASSNGPSKQKSDTGGISVAFSTAVVSPAKVSLMHNTSGKKLNGEGWFPLQRNKSVPVASVGIQDVDKQQKSSNTSTKIGHFDKLVTSDQISTPSPKVDGSTSMADITVQSCSINSERNSHLPVESKVKELCSDMLSLNIITHGPQHVDTKYRELLSTDAAAKDASSSKDPVAARDLSEFKLVSPSQVAESDTCKVKDDIQSFNIQRRRDPEVTNSTDSSIGRLSDSFRDLHSQEAFRIPSTNFNLNNVDNQPSKFSVPQAYNAPVISNGYAGNQTRSFDLDTSANDSSYMLQDELKLHDGRHGSALVNHDSILADGMGESSIISNILSMDFDSWDESLASPQNLVKLLGETDKQLGSLGASNTKKVQNSNQSRFSFAREEHQASNFGPSSAGVEQTLRNHSLTNGFKDNGNHYHSGTANGYSTLSAHQPGDFASTHFHNSPNRFSVSRAPVTAPPGFSGPTRAPPPGFSSFERMEQTFDVNSGNHLLNNSSYLRNASQSPSRMYNDSTNSDIEFIDPAILAVGKGRLPNGFNNPSLDMRSTYPTQMSNYENEARLQLMMQRSVSPQQNPRYVEMGNSFSSYPDNYGMPPTIFEQALANNGSQYSQFGLSQSRNQLVSSGSWDGWKEVQSGNGSTAAEFLRSERLGGNQYFSGRQDSKYRISSSGDLYNQTYGI, encoded by the exons ATGAGCAACGAGGGAGAAAAGACTTGCCCTCTCTGTGCTGAAGAGATGGATTTGACTGATCAGCAGTTGAAGCCATGCAAGTGTGGTTATGAG ATTTGTGTTTGGTGCTGGCATCACATAATAAACATGGCTGAGAAAGACAATGTAGAAGGCAGGTGTCCAGCATGTCGAACCCCTTATAACAAGGAAAAAATTGTGGAAAAGGCAGCTCAGTGTGAAAG GTTGTTGTCTGAGTTGAATGTGGAGAAGAAAGGGAAGTCAAAGTCGAAAAGTAAAGCACCTGATGGTAGAAAGAACCTAAGTAGTGTTCGAGTGATTCAACGAAATCTTGTCTACATTGTGGGGTTACCTCTTACTTTGGCAGATGAAGAC CTCCTACAAGGAGCGGAATACTTTGCTCAATATGGGAAGGTGCTTAAAGTGTCAATCTCTCGTACGGCAGCTGGGACCATTCAACAATTTCCAAATAGCACTTGTAGTGT ATATATTACTTATTCAAAGGAGGAAGAAGCAGTTCGTTGCATTCAGTCAGTGCATGGTTACACATTGGAGGGTAGACCATTAAG GGCCTGCTTTGGAACCACAAAATATTGCCATGCATGGCTGAGGAGTGTG CCATGCATCAATCCTGATTGTCTATACTTGCATGAAATTGGTACACAAGAAGATAGTTTCACTAAAGATGAAATAATATCAGCATACACAAG AGTTCAACTGAGTGTGGGTGCCACAATCGACACACAACGACGATCTGGGAGTGTATTACCACCACCAGCAGACGACTTCTGTAATGACAGCTGCTCCTCATCTGGAATACATCATAATAAAAGCTCAACGGAT AACCTTGACATCTCTTCTCAAAACATATTGGAGTCATCTGTCTGGCAAACTCCGGCAAGCAGTGTGAGGGGCTCTCCACCAAATAGTCACTCTAGTAAATCTGTTGGTCTTCCTGCAGCAGCATCTTG GGGAGCGCGTGCTTCAAATAGTCAACCATCACCAACAAGCATGGCAAGCTCAAATGGACCTTCTAAGCAGAAATCTGATACAGGTGGCATTTCAGTCGCATTTTCAACTGCAGTAGTGAGCCCAGCCAAAGTCTCCTTAATGCATAATACTTCAGGAAAGAAACTTAATGGAGAAGGTTGGTTTCCCTTACAGAGGAATAAATCTGTTCCAGTAGCATCTGTGGGAATACAGGATGTAGATAAGCAACAAAAGTCATCGAATACTTCCACCAAGATTGGACATTTTGATAAACTAGTGACAAGTGACCAGATATCTACGCCATCGCCAAAAGTAGATGGGTCCACAAGCATGGCAGATATCACAGTGCAGTCTTGCAGTATCAATTCAGAAAGAAATTCACATCTACCTGTAGAGAGTAAAGTTAAGGAATTATGTTCTGATATGTTGTCTCTAAATATAATTACTCATGGGCCACAGCACGTAGACACAAAATACAGAGAACTCTTGTCAACAGATGCTGCAGCAAAGGATGCATCCTCCAGTAAGGATCCTGTTGCAGCAAGGGATCTGTCTGAATTTAAATTAGTGTCGCCGTCGCAAGTAGCAGAAAGTGATACTTGTAAAGTTAAGGATGATATCCAATCTTTTAATATACAAAGACGCAGGGATCCTGAAGTTACCAATAGCACAGATAGTAGTATAGGTCGGTTATCAGATAGTTTTAGGGATCTACATTCTCAAGAGGCTTTCCGTATACCCAGCACCAATTTTAATCTAAATAATGTAGATAATCAACCTAGCAAGTTTTCTGTTCCGCAAGCATATAATGCCCCAGTTATTTCGAATGGTTATGCTGGGAACCAGACTAGAAGTTTTGATTTGGATACCAGTGCTAATGATTCTTCTTATATGCTACAAGATGAACTGAAATTGCATGATGGAAGACATGGCAGTGCGTTAGTAAACCACGATAGTATTTTAGCAGACGGAATGGGAGAGAGCAGCatcatatcaaatattttgtcaATGGACTTCGATTCATGGGATGAATCTTTGGCTTCACCCCAGAATTTGGTTAAGTTACTAGGTGAAACTGATAAACAGCTGGGTTCTCTTGGTGCATCGAATACGAAGAAAGTACAAAACAGCAATCAGTCTAGGTTCTCTTTTGCAAGAGAGGAACATCAAGCATCCAATTTTGGGCCATCATCTGCTGGCGTTGAGCAAACTCTCAGGAATCATTCTCTTACGAATGGTTTCAAGGACAATGGAAACCATTATCACAGTGGTACTGCCAATGGTTATTCTACTTTGAGTGCGCATCAACCTGGTGATTTTGCAAGCACCCATTTTCATAATTCACCGAACAGGTTTTCTG TTTCTAGAGCACCTGTAACAGCCCCTCCTGGATTTTCCGGGCCTACCAGAGCTCCACCTCCAGGCTTTTCCTCTTTTGAAAGGATGGAACAGACATTTGACGTAAACTCTG GGAATCATTTGCTCAACAATTCATCTTACTTGAGAAATGCTAGTCAGTCACCTTCTAGAATGTATAATGATTCCACCAATTCAGATATAGAGTTTATTGATCCTGCAATATTGGCAGTAGGTAAAGGCAGACTTCCTAATGGGTTTAATAACCCTAGTTTAGACATGAGGTCAACTTATCCTACCCAGATGAGTAATTATGAGAATGAGGCAAGATTGCAGCTAATGATGCAAAGATCTGTTTCACCACAGCAGAACCCCAGATATGTCGAAATGGGTAACAGTTTTTCTTCTTATCCGGATAATTATGGAATGCCTCCAACGATTTTTGAGCAGGCTTTGGCAAACAATGGATCCCAGTATTCTCAATTTGGTCTTTCACAGTCCAGAAATCAACTTGTGTCGAGCGGTAGTTGGGATGGTTGGAAAGAGGTTCAGAGTGGAAATGGCTCAACTGCGGCAGAGTTTCTTAGATCGGAGAGATTGGGAGGAAATCAGTACTTTAGTGGTCGCCAGGATTCGAAGTACCGGATTTCCAGTTCTGgagatttatataatcaaacataTGGGATTTGA